The Setaria italica strain Yugu1 chromosome IX, Setaria_italica_v2.0, whole genome shotgun sequence genome has a window encoding:
- the LOC101755834 gene encoding xyloglucan endotransglucosylase/hydrolase protein 31-like, translating into MADDSSSGWAISSSPPRRTTAPEGVVGDSTGQSRARISPDRTIPTSVAPTSASAAIPTCGWERLETTPPWRKRHLFLVNDVPIRRYERKTEATFPDREMWAYGSIWDASDWVTDGGRYRADYRYQPFVSRFADLKIGGCAEDAPPHGRRPVPASPSGAALSPQQEAAMRWAQRNSMVYYYCLDSSRDHALYHEC; encoded by the exons ATGGCGGACGACAGTAGTTCGGGATGGGCGATCTCGTCATCACCTCCAAGGAGGACCACGGCGCCTGAGGGCGTCGTCGGTGACAGCACCGGCCAAAGCCGGGCTAGGATTTCTCCTGACCGAACCATCCCAACCAGCGTCGCTCCAACCAGCGCAAGCGCGGCCATACCAACATGTGGGTGGGAACGCCTCGAAACAACACCTCCATGGAGGAAACGGCACCT GTTCCTGGTGAACGACGTGCCGATCCGGCGGTACGAGAGGAAGACGGAGGCCACGTTCCCGGACCGGGAGATGTGGGCGTACGGCTCCATCTGGGACGCCTCCGACTGGGTCACCGACGGCGGCCGCTACCGCGCCGACTACCGCTACCAGCCGTTCGTCTCGCGGTTCGCCGACCTCAAGATCGGCGGGTGCGCCGAGGACGCACCGCCCCACGGACGCCGACCCGtgccggcgtcgccgtcgggggCGGCGCTCAGCCCGCAGCAGGAGGCCGCCATGCGGTGGGCGCAGCGGAACTCCATGGTGTACTACTACTGCCTCGACTCGTCCAGGGACCACGCGCTCTACCACGAGTGCTGA